From Streptomonospora salina, the proteins below share one genomic window:
- a CDS encoding TIGR02679 family protein gives MRGRDETDAAPDAGGRERPGGVDRLRLDRLLGGDDTEWLVERVRTRIARGRDLTATVTLSRATDGQRMAVQRLLGRRPAAGRSLTVPLDAVDDVLRRSGVSPHGLRAAVEELRGPVPVHADTAAVEARAWDRAFAPLERACAPRGELAAWCERVRGSGLVRRLLGGPDAAAPELATLSAVVEHLPAAGEGVPVFAARVCGDAHALDHGRPLGTLALGAARALSGLDPADGGTGGTGAEARRELWAAVGLLQDDLSATALAAGLGGDSATATGRALAELRAAGQPAVLTLRQLVRDPPRRPGGAAPVHVCENPAVVAAAADRLGPSCPPLVCTRGQPNAAVLTLLRLLAGGGAVPRYHGDFDWGGVRIANALLRRLAWRPWRYTAADYRAAADAGGGAQLGGTPVDADWDEDLAPAMAESGRRVEEEAVLPGLLADLEEAADPPRSR, from the coding sequence GTGCGGGGCCGGGACGAGACCGATGCGGCGCCGGACGCCGGCGGGCGGGAGCGGCCCGGCGGGGTCGACCGCCTCCGCCTGGACCGGCTGCTGGGCGGCGACGACACGGAATGGCTCGTGGAACGGGTGCGCACCCGCATCGCGCGCGGCCGCGACCTCACGGCAACGGTGACGCTGTCCCGTGCCACCGACGGGCAGCGCATGGCGGTGCAGCGGCTGCTGGGCCGGCGCCCCGCAGCCGGGCGGTCGCTGACGGTTCCGCTGGACGCGGTCGACGACGTGCTGCGCCGGTCGGGGGTGAGCCCGCACGGCCTGCGGGCGGCGGTCGAGGAGCTGCGCGGCCCGGTCCCGGTGCACGCGGACACGGCGGCGGTCGAGGCCCGGGCGTGGGACCGGGCGTTCGCCCCGCTGGAGCGGGCGTGCGCGCCGCGCGGGGAACTCGCCGCCTGGTGCGAACGCGTGCGCGGTTCGGGGCTGGTGCGCCGGCTGCTGGGCGGGCCCGACGCCGCCGCCCCGGAGCTGGCGACACTGTCCGCGGTGGTGGAGCACCTGCCGGCGGCGGGCGAGGGCGTGCCCGTGTTCGCCGCCCGGGTCTGCGGCGACGCCCATGCGCTCGACCACGGGCGGCCGTTGGGGACGCTGGCGCTGGGTGCCGCCCGGGCGCTGTCGGGGCTGGATCCCGCCGACGGGGGAACCGGCGGCACGGGGGCGGAGGCCCGGCGGGAACTGTGGGCGGCGGTGGGGCTGCTGCAGGACGACCTGTCGGCGACGGCCCTGGCCGCCGGGCTGGGCGGCGACTCGGCCACCGCCACCGGACGCGCCCTGGCGGAGCTGCGGGCGGCGGGCCAGCCGGCGGTGCTGACGCTGCGCCAGCTGGTGCGGGATCCGCCGCGGCGGCCCGGCGGCGCGGCGCCCGTCCACGTCTGCGAGAACCCGGCTGTGGTCGCCGCGGCGGCCGACCGGTTGGGGCCGTCCTGCCCGCCGCTGGTGTGCACGCGCGGCCAGCCCAACGCGGCCGTGCTCACACTGCTGCGGCTGCTGGCCGGGGGCGGCGCGGTGCCGCGCTACCACGGCGACTTCGACTGGGGCGGTGTGCGTATCGCCAACGCCCTGCTGCGGCGCCTGGCGTGGCGCCCGTGGCGCTACACCGCCGCCGACTACCGGGCCGCCGCGGATGCGGGCGGCGGTGCGCAGCTGGGCGGGACCCCGGTGGACGCGGACTGGGACGAGGACCTGGCGCCGGCGATGGCCGAATCGGGGCGGCGGGTGGAGGAAGAGGCGGTGCTGCCCGGGCTGCTGGCCGACTTGGAGGAGGCCGCCGACCCGCCGAGGTCCCGGTGA
- the recD2 gene encoding SF1B family DNA helicase RecD2, which produces MSRGSGGGGSGERGGFRPTVLEGVLERITYANEETGYTVAKIDNGRGGGGGDDLTTVVGALLGANPGESLRLEGRWGSHPTYGRQFMVDDYTTVLPATVQGVRRYLGSGLVKGIGPKLAERIVGHFGVDALDVIEETPERLIEVPKLGPKRTKLIADAWEEQKAIKEVMVFLQGIGVTTSLAVRIYKKYGDSSISVVRNEPYRLATDVWGIGFKTADTIAQAVGIPHDSPERVMAGIQFTLSESTDDGHCYLPEERLITQAVKILQVDSGLVIECLARLVAEEGVVSEKVAGPDGEEATAVYLVPFQRAEDALAGQLRGLLNASADRMPAFADVDWDVALNWLSRRTGADLAQEQQNAVKLALSRKVAVLTGGPGCGKSFTVASIITLAAAKKARITLAAPTGRAAKRLTELTGHEASTVHRLLELKPGGDASYDRDNPLDCDLLVVDEASMLDLLLANKLAKAVPPGAHLLLVGDVDQLPSVGAGQVLRDLLDERSPLPRVRLTHVFRQAQESGVVTNAHRVNTGTAPQFAGMSDFFLFPSEETEAAAELTVDVVANRIPRTFGLDPRRDIQVLAPMRRGPAGSGNLNGLLQQALTPAREGVAERRFGGRIFRVGDKVTQIRNNYDKGENGVFNGTLGVIAGIDGVEQSVTVRTDEDEDIAYDFAELDELVHAYAVTVHRSQGSEYPAVVVPVTTSAWMMLQRNLLYTAITRAKSLVVLVGSRRALAQAVRNAGAGRRFTALAERLADSRP; this is translated from the coding sequence ATGTCCCGAGGATCGGGCGGGGGCGGTTCCGGTGAGCGCGGCGGGTTCCGGCCGACGGTGCTCGAAGGGGTCCTGGAGCGCATCACCTACGCCAACGAGGAGACCGGCTACACCGTCGCCAAGATCGACAACGGCCGCGGCGGCGGCGGGGGAGACGACCTGACCACGGTGGTCGGCGCGCTGCTGGGCGCCAACCCCGGGGAGTCGCTGCGGCTGGAGGGCCGCTGGGGATCCCACCCCACGTACGGGCGCCAGTTCATGGTCGACGACTACACCACCGTCCTGCCCGCCACCGTCCAGGGCGTGCGCCGCTACCTGGGATCGGGACTGGTCAAAGGGATCGGCCCGAAGCTGGCCGAGCGGATCGTGGGCCACTTCGGCGTGGACGCCCTCGACGTCATCGAGGAGACTCCCGAGCGCCTCATCGAGGTCCCCAAACTGGGCCCCAAGCGCACCAAGCTGATCGCCGACGCCTGGGAGGAGCAGAAGGCCATCAAGGAGGTGATGGTCTTCCTGCAGGGGATCGGGGTCACCACCTCGCTGGCTGTGCGGATCTACAAGAAGTACGGCGACTCCTCGATCTCCGTGGTGCGCAACGAGCCCTACCGGCTGGCCACCGACGTGTGGGGGATCGGTTTCAAAACGGCCGACACCATCGCCCAAGCCGTCGGCATTCCGCACGACAGCCCGGAGCGGGTGATGGCCGGGATCCAGTTCACGTTGTCGGAGTCCACCGACGACGGGCACTGCTACCTGCCCGAAGAGCGGCTGATCACCCAGGCGGTGAAGATCCTGCAGGTCGACTCCGGCCTGGTGATCGAGTGCCTGGCCCGGCTGGTGGCGGAGGAGGGCGTCGTGTCGGAGAAGGTGGCCGGGCCCGACGGAGAGGAGGCCACCGCCGTCTACCTGGTGCCGTTCCAGCGTGCCGAGGACGCCCTGGCCGGGCAGCTGCGGGGGCTGCTGAACGCGTCGGCGGACCGTATGCCCGCCTTCGCCGACGTCGATTGGGACGTGGCGCTGAACTGGCTGAGCCGGCGTACCGGGGCCGACCTGGCACAGGAGCAGCAGAACGCGGTCAAGCTGGCGCTGAGCCGCAAGGTGGCGGTGCTCACCGGCGGACCCGGATGCGGCAAGTCCTTCACCGTCGCCTCGATCATCACCCTGGCCGCCGCGAAGAAGGCCAGGATCACCCTGGCGGCGCCCACCGGGCGGGCCGCGAAGCGGCTGACCGAGTTGACCGGCCACGAAGCCTCCACCGTGCACCGGCTGCTGGAGCTCAAACCCGGCGGCGACGCCTCCTACGATCGCGACAACCCGCTGGACTGCGACCTGCTCGTGGTGGACGAGGCGTCCATGCTCGACCTGCTGCTGGCCAACAAGCTGGCCAAGGCGGTGCCGCCGGGTGCGCACCTGCTGCTGGTGGGCGATGTGGACCAGTTGCCGTCGGTGGGGGCCGGGCAGGTCCTGCGCGACCTGTTGGACGAGCGCTCCCCGCTGCCGCGGGTCCGGCTGACGCACGTGTTCCGCCAGGCGCAGGAGTCGGGCGTGGTGACCAACGCCCACCGGGTCAACACCGGCACCGCGCCGCAGTTCGCGGGGATGTCGGACTTCTTCCTGTTCCCCAGCGAGGAGACCGAGGCCGCGGCCGAGTTGACCGTGGACGTGGTCGCCAACCGCATCCCGCGCACGTTCGGCCTCGATCCGCGCCGCGACATCCAGGTGCTGGCCCCCATGCGCCGCGGCCCGGCCGGGTCCGGAAACCTCAACGGACTGCTGCAGCAGGCGCTGACTCCCGCGCGCGAGGGTGTGGCCGAGCGGCGGTTCGGCGGCCGGATCTTCCGCGTCGGCGACAAAGTCACGCAGATCCGCAACAACTATGACAAAGGCGAGAACGGTGTCTTCAACGGCACCCTCGGCGTCATCGCCGGCATCGACGGCGTGGAGCAGTCGGTGACGGTGCGGACCGACGAAGACGAGGACATCGCCTACGACTTCGCGGAGCTCGACGAGCTGGTGCACGCCTACGCCGTGACGGTCCACCGCTCGCAGGGCAGCGAATACCCGGCCGTGGTCGTGCCCGTCACGACCAGCGCGTGGATGATGCTGCAGCGCAACCTGCTCTATACGGCGATCACGCGGGCCAAGAGCCTGGTCGTGCTGGTGGGGTCGCGCCGCGCGCTCGCCCAGGCGGTGCGCAACGCGGGCGCCGGGCGGCGGTTCACCGCTCTCGCCGAGCGGCTGGCCGATTCCCGACCGTAG
- a CDS encoding (deoxy)nucleoside triphosphate pyrophosphohydrolase: protein MPHTQIVVGAAIVRGGAVLAAQRAHPQAMRGRWELPGGKVDPGESDTDALVRECDEELGVRIAPVHRIGGDVAFPERGDGSTAVLRVWLAELPADESEPRALEHLALRWLDAESLGGVDWLPADLPFLTEIRPRLLG from the coding sequence GTGCCACACACCCAGATCGTCGTCGGTGCCGCGATCGTCCGCGGCGGCGCCGTGCTCGCCGCGCAGCGGGCCCACCCCCAGGCGATGCGCGGGCGCTGGGAACTGCCCGGCGGAAAAGTCGACCCCGGCGAATCCGACACCGACGCCCTCGTGCGCGAGTGCGACGAAGAGTTGGGCGTGCGGATCGCGCCGGTGCACCGGATCGGCGGCGACGTCGCCTTTCCCGAACGCGGCGACGGCTCGACCGCCGTGCTGCGGGTGTGGCTGGCCGAGCTGCCCGCGGACGAGTCCGAGCCCCGTGCACTGGAGCACCTCGCGCTGCGCTGGCTGGACGCCGAATCGCTCGGCGGCGTCGACTGGCTGCCCGCCGACCTCCCGTTCCTCACCGAGATCCGGCCGCGGCTGCTCGGCTGA
- the typA gene encoding translational GTPase TypA, which produces MSSDTPVEGSARRTDIRNVAIVAHVDHGKTTLVDAMLWQSGVFRENQDVDERVMDSADLEREKGITILAKNTAVHYTTPQGEDVVINIIDTPGHADFGGEVERGLSMVDGVVLLVDASEGPLPQTRFVLRKALAAKLPVILVINKVDRPDSRIAEVVDDAYELFLDLDADESQIEFPIVYACARDGQASLERPADGTPPDNGNLVPMFHTLLDTVPAPEYTPGAPLQAHVTNLDASPFLGRLALCRVHQGEIRKGQQVAWIKGDGTTQNVRITEMLMTESMERKPVDKAGPGDIIAIAGIPDIMIGETLADPQDPHPLPLITVDEPAISMTIGTNTSPLVGRVKGAKVTARLVKDRLDRELVGNVSLRVLPTERPDTWEVQGRGELALAILVEQMRREGYELTVGKPQVVTREIDGKLHEPVERLTVDAPEDYLGAITQLLSVRKGRMEHMTNHGTGWVRMDWLVPSRGLIGFRTEFLTETRGTGIAHHVFEGFEPWFGDLRTRPTGALVADRTGKAMTFAMFNLQERGVLFVDPGTEVYEGMIVGENSRADDMDVNITKEKKLTNVRSASGEELERLVPPRRLSLEQALEFCSEDECVEVTPESVRIRKTVLDSKERGRMAHKKRG; this is translated from the coding sequence ATGTCCAGCGACACGCCTGTCGAAGGCTCCGCCCGTAGGACTGACATCCGCAACGTCGCCATCGTCGCCCACGTCGACCACGGCAAGACCACCCTCGTCGACGCCATGCTCTGGCAGTCCGGTGTCTTCCGTGAGAACCAGGACGTCGACGAGCGCGTGATGGACTCCGCCGACCTGGAGCGCGAGAAGGGCATCACCATTCTCGCCAAGAACACGGCGGTCCACTACACCACGCCCCAGGGCGAAGACGTCGTCATCAACATCATCGACACCCCCGGCCACGCCGACTTCGGCGGCGAGGTCGAGCGCGGCCTGTCCATGGTCGACGGCGTGGTGCTGCTGGTCGACGCCAGTGAGGGCCCCCTGCCCCAGACCCGGTTCGTGCTGCGCAAGGCGCTGGCGGCCAAGCTCCCGGTGATCCTGGTGATCAACAAGGTCGACCGGCCCGACAGCCGCATCGCCGAGGTCGTCGACGACGCCTACGAGCTGTTTTTGGATCTGGACGCCGACGAGTCCCAGATCGAGTTCCCGATCGTCTACGCCTGCGCCCGCGACGGGCAGGCCTCCTTGGAGCGCCCCGCCGACGGGACCCCGCCGGACAACGGCAACCTCGTCCCGATGTTCCACACCCTGCTCGACACGGTGCCGGCCCCGGAGTACACCCCCGGCGCCCCGTTGCAGGCCCACGTCACCAACCTGGACGCGTCGCCGTTCCTGGGCCGCCTGGCGCTGTGCCGGGTGCACCAGGGCGAGATCCGCAAGGGCCAGCAGGTCGCCTGGATCAAGGGCGACGGCACCACGCAGAACGTGCGCATCACCGAGATGCTGATGACCGAGTCGATGGAGCGCAAGCCCGTCGACAAGGCCGGCCCCGGCGACATCATCGCGATCGCCGGAATCCCCGACATCATGATCGGCGAGACCCTCGCCGACCCCCAGGACCCGCACCCGCTGCCGCTGATCACCGTGGACGAGCCGGCCATCTCCATGACCATCGGCACCAACACGTCGCCGCTGGTGGGCAGGGTCAAGGGCGCCAAGGTCACCGCGCGGCTCGTCAAGGACCGGCTCGACCGCGAGCTGGTCGGCAACGTCAGCCTGCGGGTGCTGCCCACCGAGCGCCCCGACACCTGGGAGGTCCAGGGCCGGGGCGAGCTCGCGCTGGCGATCCTGGTCGAGCAGATGCGCCGCGAGGGCTACGAGCTGACCGTCGGCAAGCCGCAGGTGGTCACCCGCGAGATCGACGGCAAGCTGCACGAGCCGGTCGAGCGGCTCACCGTCGACGCGCCCGAGGACTACCTGGGCGCCATCACCCAGCTGCTCAGCGTCCGCAAGGGCCGCATGGAGCACATGACCAACCACGGCACCGGCTGGGTGCGCATGGACTGGCTGGTGCCTTCGCGCGGCCTGATCGGGTTCCGCACCGAGTTCCTCACCGAGACCCGCGGAACCGGCATCGCCCACCACGTCTTCGAGGGCTTCGAGCCGTGGTTCGGCGACCTGCGCACCCGCCCCACCGGTGCGCTCGTGGCCGACCGCACCGGCAAGGCCATGACCTTCGCGATGTTCAACCTGCAGGAGCGCGGCGTGCTGTTCGTCGACCCCGGCACCGAGGTCTACGAAGGCATGATCGTGGGCGAGAACTCCCGCGCCGACGACATGGACGTCAACATCACCAAGGAGAAGAAGCTCACCAACGTCCGCTCGGCCTCGGGCGAAGAGCTGGAGCGGCTGGTGCCGCCGCGCCGGCTGTCGCTGGAGCAGGCCCTGGAGTTCTGCAGCGAGGACGAGTGCGTCGAGGTGACGCCGGAGTCGGTGCGTATCCGCAAGACGGTGCTCGACTCCAAGGAGCGCGGCCGTATGGCCCACAAGAAGCGCGGCTGA
- a CDS encoding FAD-dependent monooxygenase → MAQPHAVVVGGGIGGLAAALALHRDGWAATVCERAPGIDPAEVALALAPNALRALDTLDLGEDVRKRSPHQGIAAIRRSDGRWILRVSAERTRERFGDAVCVLRRSELCTMLLDRLPPDAVRTGATVTAVEPGDTRRPARVVTSAGEHTADLVVLADGARSALRTELFLEHPGAVYAGFACWSAVVPRPDPAMAFGETWGRGGTAGILPLSGDRVFCYATGNAPAGGSSTDERAELAARVEGWHDPLPRLAGAASPESVVRSDVWHVDTPLPAFHKGRVALVGDTAHAMTPNLAQGGGQALEDAVVLAHHISGSVAYVPTALQPYSDTRLPRTTALVQRSAQLAEAVQSPSPLAARVRDTAAAAVGAAAPALLARYTRPVDDWQPPGVR, encoded by the coding sequence ATGGCACAGCCGCACGCCGTCGTCGTCGGAGGCGGAATCGGCGGCTTGGCCGCGGCGCTGGCCCTGCACCGCGACGGCTGGGCGGCCACCGTCTGCGAGCGCGCCCCCGGGATCGACCCCGCCGAGGTCGCCCTGGCGCTGGCCCCCAACGCCCTGCGCGCCCTCGACACCCTCGACCTCGGCGAAGACGTCCGCAAACGCTCCCCGCACCAGGGAATCGCCGCGATCCGCCGCAGCGACGGCCGATGGATCCTGCGCGTGTCGGCCGAGCGCACCCGCGAACGGTTCGGCGACGCCGTGTGCGTGCTGCGCCGCAGCGAACTGTGCACCATGCTGCTGGATCGGCTGCCCCCCGACGCCGTGCGTACGGGTGCCACGGTCACCGCGGTCGAGCCCGGCGACACCCGCCGCCCGGCCCGCGTGGTGACGAGCGCGGGCGAGCACACCGCCGACCTCGTCGTGCTGGCCGACGGTGCGCGTTCCGCGCTGCGCACCGAACTGTTCCTGGAACACCCCGGCGCCGTCTACGCGGGCTTCGCCTGCTGGAGCGCGGTCGTGCCGCGGCCCGATCCGGCCATGGCCTTCGGCGAGACCTGGGGCCGCGGCGGAACGGCCGGGATCCTGCCGCTCAGCGGCGACCGGGTGTTCTGCTACGCCACCGGAAACGCCCCTGCCGGCGGCAGCAGCACCGACGAACGCGCCGAGCTCGCGGCGCGGGTGGAGGGGTGGCACGACCCGCTGCCGCGCCTGGCCGGGGCCGCGAGCCCCGAATCGGTGGTGCGCTCGGACGTGTGGCACGTCGACACCCCGCTGCCCGCCTTCCACAAGGGCCGTGTGGCGCTGGTGGGTGACACCGCACACGCCATGACCCCCAACCTCGCCCAGGGGGGAGGCCAGGCGCTGGAGGACGCGGTCGTGCTGGCCCACCACATCAGCGGCTCGGTCGCCTACGTCCCCACCGCGCTGCAGCCCTACTCCGACACCCGGCTGCCGCGCACGACCGCCCTGGTGCAGCGCTCGGCCCAGTTGGCCGAGGCGGTGCAGAGCCCGTCGCCG